A stretch of Oncorhynchus mykiss isolate Arlee chromosome 12, USDA_OmykA_1.1, whole genome shotgun sequence DNA encodes these proteins:
- the LOC110538423 gene encoding sphingosine 1-phosphate receptor 2, with protein sequence MTLCRKATVLCHPVVAMKSKYSQYYNRTLIHAYYVFAKDMTSEELEERTNGKAQLSSLNIVFVIICSIIILENLLVLIAVFRNKKFHSAMFFFIGNLAFSDLLAGSAYIANIFLSGPRTFELVPVQWFIREGTAFIALAASVFSLLAIAIERYIAITKVRVYGSNRTCRMFLLIGTCWVTSILLGGLPIIGWNCINNLPECSVLLPLYSKKYILFVVTIFSIILLSIGILYVRIYLIVRSSHQEATNSPAYALLKTVTIVLGVFIVCWLPAFTVLLLDTSCRRLDCPVLSKADIFFGIATLNSALNPLIYTLRSKDMRKEFLRVLCCWGLLTSGRPTDRCLVPLKSSSSMEHCTNKHEHQTTPIMQAECTTCV encoded by the coding sequence ATGACTCTTTGTCGAAAAGCCACCGTGCTCTGCCACCCCGTTGTTGCCATGAAGAGCAAGTATTCCCAGTACTACAACCGGACCCTGATCCATGCCTACTATGTGTTTGCCAAGGACATGACctcggaggagctggaggagcgcACCAACGGGAAGGCCCAGCTCAGCTCCCTCAACATCGTCTTCGTCATCATCTGCAGCATCATCATTCTGGAGAACTTGCTGGTGCTCATTGCCGTGTTCCGCAACAAGAAGTTCCACTCCGCCATGTTCTTCTTCATCGGGAACCTAGCCTTCTCCGACCTGCTGGCCGGCTCTGCCTACATCGCCAACATCTTCCTATCAGGGCCAAGGACCTTTGAGTTGGTGCCGGTGCAGTGGTTCATCCGGGAGGGCACAGCCTTTATAGCGCTGGCCGCCTCCGTCTTCAGCCTGCTGGCCATCGCCATCGAGCGCTACATCGCCATCACCAAGGTCAGGGTGTACGGCTCCAACAGGACGTGTCGTATGTTCCTGCTGATCGGGACGTGCTGGGTCACCTCCATCCTCCTGGGGGGCCTGCCGATCATCGGCTGGAACTGCATCAACAACCTGCCTGAGTGCTCGGTCTTGCTGCCTCTCTATTCTAAGAAGTACATCCTGTTTGTGGTCACCATCTTCAGCATCATCCTGCTCTCTATCGGCATCCTTTACGTGCGCATCTACTTGATCGTGCGCTCCAGCCACCAAGAGGCCACCAACTCTCCGGCCTACGCCCTGCTGAAGACGGTCACCATCGTGCTGGGCGTCTTCATCGTGTGCTGGCTGCCCGCCttcacagtcctcctcctggacACCTCCTGTCGCAGGCTGGACTGCCCCGTCCTCTCCAAGGCAGACATCTTCTTTGGCATCGCCACGCTCAACTCGGCACTCAACCCACTGATCTACACGCTACGCAGCAAGGACATGAGAAAAGAGTTCCTGCGCGTGCTGTGCTGCTGGGGGCTGTTGACCAGCGGGCGCCCCACTGACCGATGCCTGGTGCCCCTCAAGAGCTCCAGCTCTATGGAGCACTGTACCAACAAACACGAACACCAGACCACGCCCATCATGCAGGCAGAGTGCACCACCTGTGTCTGA